The Diaminobutyricimonas aerilata nucleotide sequence CGGACCCGCGTCCCACCAGGCCCGCTGCGCGGCGCGCCCGGCTGCCGCGGCATCCGCGACGTCGTCGACGGAGCTGTGAGGCAGATCGTGTCCGACCTCGCCGGAGAAGGGAAGACGCACCCGCACGGTGCGCCCCGAGGTGGCGTGGAGGTCCGCGGTGAGCTCGTCCGCGTCGACGAGCCGGGTGTCGGTCATGCGTTCACGCTACTCCGCGGGCGGCCATGCGTTCCGTGTAGGCGGCCGCTTCCGCGCGCAGCGCCTCGACGACCACGCGCACGGAGGGTCGTTCCATCCGGTCGGGGCGCACGAGCGCCCAGAGGATCCGTTCCGAACGGATGCCGGTGAGCGGACGGGTGACGAGCCCGTTCTCGCGGTCGCGGGTGGTGTAGCGGGGCAGGATGGCGATGCCGTGACCGGCCGCGACCATCGCCTCGGCGATGCCGTTGTCGAAGAAGCGCTGCGTCACGTCGAGGTCCCGGCCGGCGATCGCGGCGATGCGGGTGAGGATGCGGTCGTAGGGGAATTCGCGGGGCGCCCCGATCCAGGGCTCGTCCACGAGGTCGGCAGGGGAGAGCTTCGACCGTTTCGCGAGCGGATGATCGGGACGGAGTGCGATGTCGAGGGGCTCGCGCATGAGCTCCACGACGGTGAGGCCGCGTTCGCGCCAACTCGGCAGCACGCCGGACGCGTCCGCGATGACGACGTCGTGGTCCGGGGTGAGGTCGGCGAAGTCCGGCAGCAACGGATCCTGGTCCGTGCAGCTGAGCACGAGTCCCGGCACGTCGGCGAGCGCGTGCAGCAGACCGGGCAGCAGCATCTCGCCGGCGGTGGGGAACGTGGTGAGGGTCACCTCGCCCCTCGGCTGCCGCGTGAAGTCCTCCCACACCGCCTCGGCCCGCTCGAGGGCGATCGCCACATCCGTCGCGGTGGCGGCGAGCGCACGACCGGCGACCGTGAGCCGGATCCCTCGCCCGTGCCGCTCGGTGAGCGGGATGCCGGCCTCGCGTTCGAGCACCTTCAGCTGCTGTGAGACCGCGGAGGCGGTGCGGTTCGTCGCACGGGCGACGGCCGTGACGCTGCCCCGCTCGGCGAGTTCGCGGAGCAGTTCCAACCGGTGCACGTCCATGTAGCCAGACTAAAGCGACATTGCATCCGAATTCGATTGTGCTTAAGGGTTTCTGGCGGTGGAATGGAGCCATGAACTTCGAACTCCTCTTTCTCGGCGCCGTGTCGGCGTGGGCGATCACCGCGAGCATCGTGTCGATCGCGCGCGACGGCTACCGCCGCATCCCGACCCGCCACGCCTGAGCCCCGAGCCGGTTCGACCGGCTGACGGACCCGCGCCTCTCCCGATCGGGAGGGGCGCTTCGTCGTTCCGGAGCAGAGGCGCGACGGCGGACCGCCGATACACTCACGCCATGACTCCGGTCGTTGCGGACCCGGCCCGGTCCGCCCTCGCGCGCTCCACGCGCCTGCGTTACGCCGTCGGTTCGCTCGGCACCGGTGGCTTCGGCACCCTCCCGGGCCTCGTGCTCGTGTTCTACCTGACCGACACGCTCGGGGTGTCCGCGCTCGCCGCCGGAGTCGTCGTGACGCTCGCGAAGGTGTGGGACGTCGTCATCGATCCCGCCGTCGGGGCGCTGAGCGACCGCGAGCTCGCGAACCGCGGTGCGCGCCGCCGACCGATGATCGTCGGCGCGATCGCCCTCCCGGTGTTCTTCGCCCTCACGTTCGCCGTTCCCGCCGGTACGCCGGCCCTGGCGGCGGGGGTGTGGGTGGGCGTGGGTTTCGTGCTCTGCACGACGGCCTTCAGCCTGTTCCAGGTGCCCTACATCGCCCTCCCGGCGGAACTCGCGGCGGGATACGACGCCCGCACGCGCCTGCTGTCGACGAGGGTCGTCGTGCTCACGGCGGCGATCCTGCTGTTCGGAGCCGGCGGTCCGGCGCTCCGTGCGCTCGGCGCGGATGAGAACTCCGGATACCTGCTGATGGCGGTCGTCGCCGGCGTCGTGATCGGTCTGGGCATGCTCGTCGCCTCCGGCGTCGCGCCGCGCTCGAGCGGTGTCGCCGCCCGGGCGGCGATTCCCCGCATCCGGCTGCTCGAGGGCTACCGCACCGGCATGGCGGCGCTGCGCACGAGCCAGCCGTTCCGCGCGCTGCTGACGGCGTTCGTGCTGCAAGGACTCGCGACCGGACTCATGCTCGCGGCGGCGCAGTACGTGGCCACGTGGGTGCTGCGATCGACGGATGCGGTGACCCTGCTGTTCGTGGCGCTCATCGCGCCGGCCCTCATCGCCACCCCGGTCTGGGGCGCGATCGCCCGGCGCATCGGCAAGGAGCGCGCCTACCTCATCGCGAGCATCCTGTTCGGCGTCGCCGCGCTGCTCGTGACCCTGCAACTCGTGGCGCCCGGCGCGTGGATCTACGCCCCGGTGGCGCTCGCGGGAGCCGCGTACGCGGGGATGCAGGCGCTGCCGATGGCGATGCTCCCGGATGTCATCGCCCTCGACGCCCGCGAGCGGGGCACCGGTCGGGCTGGTGTCTTCGGCGGCGTGTGGACGGCGGGGGAGACCCTCGGCATGGCCCTGGGCGCCACCGTGCTCTCGATCGTGCTCGCCGCGACGGGCTACCTCTCCTCGACCGGCGCCACCACTGTCGAGCAGCCCGGCTCCGCGATCGTCGGCATCGTGGTGAGCTTCTCACTCGTACCGGCGGCGCTGCTCGCCGCGAGTCTCGTGCCACTCAGCCGCTACCGCATCCGTCGCCACGATGTGGACGAGCCCGAGCGGGCGTCGGCGTGACGCCCGAGGAGGTGCTCGCCCGGCTCACCGAGCTGCGGCGTGCCGACGCGCCCACCCATGGCGGGCGGGTGCTGTCGTACGTGTACGACTCCGGGCGCCCCGAACTCGATGCGCTGGCGGCGGAGGCGGCACGTCTCGTGCAGCCGCTGAACGCGCTCGATCCGACGACGTTCGGCTCCGTCGCGGTCATGGAGCGCGAGGTCGTCGGCTTCGTGCGTGACCTCGTGCACGGCGGTCCGGATGTCGTGGGCAACGCGACCTCGGGCGGCACCGAGAGCTGCCTGCTCGCGGTGCACACGGCGCGGCGGGTGTGGCGCGGCGAAGGCACCCCGCGCCTCGTCGCCCCCGCGACGGTGCACGCGGCGTTCCACAAGGCCGCGGAGTACTTCGGGCTGCACCTCGACCTCGTGCCGGTCGACGCCGACGGTGCCGTGAGCGCGACGGATGTGGTCGACCTGCTCGCTGCCGACGTCGCCCTCGTCGTGCTGTCGGCCCCGAGCTATCCGCACGGGGTGCTCGACCCCGTCGGCGAGGTCGCCGAGGCGACCTCCGCGCGGGGCATCGCCCTGCACGTCGACGCGTGCTTCGGGGGGCTCGCCCTGCCGTTCTGGCCCGACCTCCCCGAATGGGACTTCCGTGTTCCCGGCGTCACGAGCCTGAGTGCCGACCTGCACAAGTTCGGGTACGCGCCCAAGGGGGCGTCGGTGCTGCTGCAACGAGGCCGCAACCGTCACCGCGCCCAGTACTTCGCCACCACCCGCTGGCCCGGCTACCCGGTCGTCAACCCCACACTGCTCGGGTCGAAGCCCGCGGGTCCGCTCGCGGCGGCGTGGGCGATCGTGAACGTGCTCGGTCCGGAGGGATTCGCCGAGCTCGCCGACTCCTGTCGTCGCTCCACGCGCATCCTCATCGACGAGGTCGCGCGGATCGATGGGCTCCGCGTCGTCGGTTCTCCCGTCGGCCCGCTGCTCGCCGTGGCGACCGACGAGTCCAACCCTGCGGGGCGTCGCGTCGATCCGCATCATTGGGCCGACGAGGTGCGGGCGGAGGGGTTCCTGCTGCAGCTGCAGCCCGCATCCGCTCAAGCCGGCGGTCCGCGCCTGCCGCGCACAACGCACCTCACGGTCACCCCGGTGACCGAACGGGTGCTGCCCGAGCTGCTGCCGGCGCTCGCCGAGGCCGCGGATCGCGCGCGCGGTGTTCCGGGCGCCGACGCGACCGGGGCGCTCGCGACCCTCGGCGACGTGCCGGAGACCGTGGACGCGGACACCGCTGCGGCACTGCTCACCGGGTTCGGCATCGGCGGCGGTGGTGCGCTGCCCGACCGGCTCGCGCCGCTCCTGGCCCTCATCGAGGCTCTACCCGCGCCCCTCGCGGAGCGCCTGCTCACGGAGCTGCTCGCGCGGCTCGTCGAGCCGACCGCGCTCAGCTGACCCGGGCCGCGAGCCAGTCGTCGAATTCGGTGAGCGTGCGCACGCCGGAGTCGAGCACGGCGGTGTAGATCGCGAAGCCGCCGGGGTAGTCGGCACGCTCCCACCACTCGTTCTTGATCCGCAGGATGGCGACACGTTCGGCCGGCGAGAGCCGATCGCGCAGCCGCTCGTGGAAGGCGACGACATGTTCGTGCGGGTCGAGCAGGAACACCGACAGGTCGATGCGCCAGGTGGCGCCGTCCCGCACCACGTCGAAGGGCACGTGGAACCGCTCGTCGCGGCGTTCCGCGGGGCTGCGGTCCCCACGCTCGTCGCGGTAGTCGAACGCATGCACGCCGGGCATGCGCAGCACCCGCTCGATCATGGCCAGCACGTCGCGCGGGGTCGTGTGCGGCCCGGGGCAGACGGCGACGTCGAGATCGCGCCAGGTCATGAGCCCCGAGACGACGCTGCCCATCACGCGCACGGGGCCCGCCTCGAGCACGTCCTCGAGGCGCAGCGCGCGCAGCACCTCCAGCCCGGTGCGCTGCAGGTCGTCCGCGGTGGCGAGCAGTTCCTCGTCGCTCGGCCGCGTCATACGATCACGAACTCGACGTCGTGCCGCTCGGCGATGTCCCGCTCGTCGTCGGTCGGCTCGTGGTCGGTGACGATCATCGCGAACTCGCGCACGTGCGCCGCCCAGGCGAACGCGACGGTGCCCCACTTCGCGGCGTCGCAGACGAGGATGCTGCGGGCGGCGGAGCGCACGGCGGCCATCTTCACGGCGGCGTCGCCGATGTCGTAGGCGGTGACGCCGTCGATCATCGAGAACCCGCACCCCGAGATGACGGCGGTGTCGAAGCGGAAACGACGCACCGACTCCTCGGCCGCGGGTCCGACGAACGACCCCTCGCCGGGACGGACGTCGCCGCCCGGGAGGCTGAGCCGGATGCGCGGCGCCTCGGCGAGGGCGTTCGCGGCGGCGAGGGAGAGCGGCATGACGCGCAGATCCTGCTGCTCGATCGCGTGTGCGACCTCGAGGCAGCTCGTGCCGCTGTCGAGCAGCAGACTCTCGCCGGGGGAGAGGCGGCTCGCCACGGCGGCCGCCATCCGTCGCTTCGCGTCGCCGGACGACACCGCTCGAGCGGAATACGGGGCCTCCCGGGTCCGCAGCGCCAGCCGGCGGGCACCGCCGTGCACCCGGCGCAGTCGTCCGCGCTTGTCGAGGTCGAGCAGGTCGCGGCGTACCGTCGGTTCCGACGCGTCGAGCAAGGCGGCGAGTTCGGTCACGGTGACCTGTTCCACCTCCTCGAGGCGGTCGAGGATGCGGTCGTGTCGGGTCTGCTGGTCCACCGGATCACTGTAGCGGGGCTGCGCGAACGCTCATAACACGTGCTCGAACGATCACAACCGGAGAACACGTTCAGCGAACGCCGAGGAAACAGGCACTCCGTAAGGAGAAGATGCTGAGGTAGTCGCGCAGCTGCGATCGAGTACCAGAGGAGTGACGTGGACGGGAACGCGACGACGAGATTCGGCAACGCCGCACTGCTCGCCGTGGCCAGCACCGTGGCGCCCCGGGTGACCACGAGCGCGCAGATCGAGGAACGGTTGAAGCCCGTGCTCAAGCGGCTGCGTCTGCCGCAGGGTCTTCTCGAGCGGGTCGCCGGCATCACCGAGCGCCGCAACTGGGCCGACAGCGAGCAGTTCGACATCGCGACGATCGACGCGGGACGCCGCGCCCTCGCCGAGGCGGGGGTTCGACCCGATCAGGTCGGTCTGCTCATCAACACCTCGGTCACCCGCAAACACCTCGAACCGTCGGTCGCGGTGCGCATGCACCACGGTCTCGGGCTGCCGACCTCGGCGGTCAACTTCGACATCGCCAACGCATGCCTCGGGTTCGTCAACGGCTTGAGCCTCGCGGCGCAGATGATCGACGCCGGGCAGATCCGCTACGCGGTCGTGATCGACGGCGAGGACGCCGACGACATCCAGCTCAACACGATCGAGCGGCTGAGCCGCGAGGGCATCGGCCGTGAGGACTTCATGGCCGAGTTCGCGAGCCTCACCCTCGGCTCCGGCGCGGCGGCGGCCGTGCTCGGCCCGGCCGACGCCCACCCCGAGGGCCACCGGTTGATCGGGGGCGTGACCCGCGCCGCGACGCAGTTCCACGACGTGTGCGTCGGCAGCGTCGACGGCATGTTCACCGACGCGAAGATGCTGCTCAAGGGCGGCATGGACCTCGTGGTGTCCGCCTGGAAGGACGCCAAGCGCGAGTGGAACTGGAAGCGCATGGACCGCTACATCATGCACCAGGTCTCGGACGTGCACACCGACGCCCTCGTGAAGGCCGTCGGCCTGGACCGCGCGCGCATCCCGCTCACCTACCCGAAGTTCGGCAACGTCGGACCGGCGTCGATCCCGATGACCCTCGTCGAGGAGGCCCCGTCGCTGCGTCGCGGCGATCGGGTGCTCATGATGGGTGTCGGGTCCGGGCTCAACACCTCGATGCTGGAACTGGCCTGGTGACCCCGCCGCGCGTCCCCGCGCAGCTGCCCCCCGCGGGACTCGCGGAACTCGATCCCGCGACCTCCCGCCTCGTCACCGTCGGCGGCGATGAGCCGGTCACCTGGCACGTGCTCGACTCGGGTCCGCGCCTCGCCGAGCTCGGCGTCGAACCGGCCGGCACCATCCTGTGCGTGCACGGCAACCCGACCTGGTCGTACCTCTGGCGACGGATGCTCGACACGTCGCTCGCCCGCGCGGAGGCGGGGCAGACGACGTGGCGGGTCGTCGCTCCCGACCAGCTCGAGATGGGCTGGTCCGAGCGCACCGGTCGCGTGCGCCGGCTCGCCGACCGCGTCGCGGATCTCGGACGACTGACCGACGCGCTCGAGCTCGATGGTCCCGTGGTGACTCTCGGGCACGACTGGGGCGGCGTGGTGTCACTCGGCTGGGCCGTCGACCACCCCGACCGGCTCGCGGCTGTGACCCTGCTCAACACGGCGGTGCACCAGCCCGCCGGGGTGCCCATCCCCGCGCCGTTGCGCGTCGCCCTCCAGCCCGCCGTGCTCACCGCGGCGACCGAGCGCACGACCGCGTTCCTCGACACCACGCTCGCGCTCGCGCGACCCGCGCTGCGTCGTGAGGTGCGGGCCGCCTACCGCGCGCCCTACGCCGGGGCCGTGCGTCGCGCGGGCATCCGACAGTTCGTCGCCGACATCCCCGTCGACGGGAGACACCCGAGCGCCGCCGAACTCGATCGGATCGCCGACGGCGTCACGCGGCTCGACGTGCCCTCCCTGCTGCTGTGGGGGCCGGCGGACCCGATCTTCGGCGACCGGTACCTCGACGACCTGCTCGACCGGATGCCGCGCAGCGACGTGCACCGATTCGAGGGCGCCGGACACCTCATCGCCGAAGACGTCGCCTGCGCGCCAATCGTCTTCGACTGGCTCGCCGACCGCATCCGCTCGACCTCCGAACCGACCGCGGACCCCGCGCCCTCGGCTGCTGTCGGCGAGCGTCGTCCGATGTGGACGACCCTGATCGAACGGTCGGACGATGACGACGTCGCCCTCGTCGAGCTCGCGCCGCCGGGTCGACCGGCGCCGCGTCGGGTGCCGTGGTCGCTGCTCTCCCGCCGCGTGCGGGAGGTCGCAGCGGGGCTCCACCGGCTCGGCGTGCGAGAAGGCGACCGGGTGTCGCTGCTCGTGCCGCCGGGCGCCGACCTCACCGCCGCGCTCTACGCGTGCCTGCGCATCGGCGCCGTCGTGGTGGTGGCGGACGCCGGGCTCGGCCTCCGGGGACTCACCCGCGCCGTCCGCGGCGCGCAAGCCGACTGGATCATCGGCGCCCGGCCCGGCCTCGCCGCGGCACGCGCGCTCGGCTGGCCGGGGCGGCGCATCTCGACGACGACCTTCCCGCCGGCGCTCGCCCGTCCGCTCGGGGTGATCGCCTCCCTGCCGCAACTGGCCCGCGACGGACGCGACGCGGAACTGCCGGCCGAGCCCGCCGCGGATGCGCTCGCCGCGGTACTCTTCACCTCCGGGTCGACCGGCCCGGCGAAGGGCGTGCTCTACACCCACGGCCAGCTCGAGGCGCTGCGCGACCGTCTCGCCGCGCAGTACGGCATCGACGGGTCGACCGGCCTCGTCGCCGGGTTCGCGCCGTTCGCGCTGCTCGGCCCGGCGCTCGGGGCGCGCACGGCGACCCCCGACATGGACGTCACCGCGCCGCGCACCCTCACGGCGCGCGCCGTCGCCGCGGCCGTGGACTCCGTCCGGGCGACCGTGCTCTTCCTCTCCCCGGCCGCCATCGCCAACGTCGTCGCGACCGCCGACGACCTCACCGACCTCGAACGCGACGGTCTCGCGAGCGTGCGCACCGCGCTCTCGGCGGGGGCGCCGGTCGCCCCCGCCCTGCTCGACCGCCTCGCGGCCCTCCTGCCCGCCGCGCGGCTGCACACCCCCTACGGCATGACCGAGGGACTGCTCATGACCGACATCGACCTCGACGGCATCCGCTCCGCCGAACCCGGCCCCGACGCGCGCGTCGGCGGGGGAGTGTGCGTCGGACGACCCGCCGACGGCGTCGAGGTGCGCATCGCGGCGCTCGACGCCGACGGCAACGCGGCCGGCACACCGGCGGCCGACCCGGAGGTGACCGGGGAGATCGTCGTGACGGCACCGCACCTCAAGACCGGCTACGACCGCCTGTTCCTCACCGACCGCGCCGCGGCAGCGGGCGTGCCCGACGACGGACGGCGCTGGCACCGCACCGGCGACGTCGGCCACCTCGACGCGGAGGGACGACTCTGGATCGAGGGGCGCATGCCGCACGTCGCCGTGACCGCCGACGGACCGGTCACGCCCGTCGGCGTCGAACAGCGGCTCGAGACGGTAGAGGGCGTCACGCGGGCGGGACTCGCGGCGATCGGCCCCCGCGGCACCCAGCAGCTCGTCGCGGTGCTCGAGACGCCGGCGGCCCGCCGCGCTGCTCTCGCCGACCTCGACCTCGCGACGGCCGCGCGCACGGCCGCCGGTCTGCCGCTCGCGGCCGTGCTCACCGTGCCGACTCTGCCCACGGACATCCGGCACAACTCGAAGATCGACCGCACCCGGTTGTCGCGGTGGGCGGATGACGTGCTCGCCGGCGGTCGGATGAGGCAGCCGTGAGGGTGCTCGTCACGGGCGCGAGCGGCTTCCTCGGTCGTGCCGTCGCCGCGGACCTCGTCGCTCGCGGCCACGACGTCCGCTGCTTCCAGCGCCGCCCCTCCGGCGTCGCAGGCGCGACGGATGTGCTCGGGTCGGTGACGGATGCGGACGCCGTGCGCCGGGCCGTCGACGGCACGGATGCGGTCGTGCATCTCGCCGCAAAGGTGTCGCTCGCGGGTGATCCGGCGGAGTTCGAGGCGGTCAACGTCGGCGGCACCCGCTCCGTGCTCGACGCCGCCCGCGCGAGCGGCGTCGGCCGGGTCGTGTTCGTCTCCTCTCCGTCGGTCGCCCACGCGGGCGCCTCGATCGTCGGCGCCGCGGCCGACCCCGCAGATCCGCTGCACGCGCGCGGCGACTACGCGCGCACGAAGGCGACGGCCGAACTCGAGGCCCTCGCGGCCGACGGCGACGACGTGCACGTCGTCGCCATCCGCCCTCACCTCGTGTGGGGCCCCGGTGACACCCAACTCGTGGAGCGCATCGTCGAGCGGGCGCGCCAGGGACGGTTGCCCATCCTCGGCAGCGGCGCCGCGCTCATCGATTCGACCTACATCGACAACGCGGCATCCGCCATCGCCGTCGCCCTCGACCGCGTCGACGAGGTGCACGGGCGCGCCTACGTCGTGACCAACGGCGAACCGCGCCCGGTCGCCGAACTCATCGCCGGGATGTGCCGGGCCGCCGGCGTCGAGCCGCCGGCGCTGCGCGTGCCCGCCGCGGTCGCCCGCACCGCGGGAGGCGCCGTCGAGGCGGTGTGGCGCGTCCGGCCGGGCGTCGACGAGCCGCCGATGACCCGCTTCCTCGCCGAGCAACTCAGCACCGCCCACTGGTTCGACCAGCGCGAGACCCGTCGCGACCTCTCGTGGACCCCGACCGTCTCGATCGACGAGGGCATGGAGCGCCTCGCCGCCCACTACGCCGCCCGCCGCTGACCCGCGGCCACCCCGCCGGCACGAGACCGTGTCGCGGTTCGGCGAACGTGCCTCCACCCGACGTTCTGACCGAGTTTCGGGGCGGAGAACGTCGGATGGAGGCACGTTCGACGGGCTCCCTTCGATCGAACGTGCCCGTTGGCGACGGGAACGGCGGCGATCCGCGGTGGATGTGTCGCGAACGGGCACGCTCGGCGGGCTCCCTTCGACAGGCTCAGGGAGCGGGACGCCGAGCCGGTCGAAGTGCCGCCCGCGTCGAGCGTGCCCGTTACGGACCGCGGGAGCGCTTCCATCCGTCCGCTTAGTCCGTAACGGGCACGCTCGGCCGTCGTCCTCC carries:
- a CDS encoding LysR family transcriptional regulator; its protein translation is MDVHRLELLRELAERGSVTAVARATNRTASAVSQQLKVLEREAGIPLTERHGRGIRLTVAGRALAATATDVAIALERAEAVWEDFTRQPRGEVTLTTFPTAGEMLLPGLLHALADVPGLVLSCTDQDPLLPDFADLTPDHDVVIADASGVLPSWRERGLTVVELMREPLDIALRPDHPLAKRSKLSPADLVDEPWIGAPREFPYDRILTRIAAIAGRDLDVTQRFFDNGIAEAMVAAGHGIAILPRYTTRDRENGLVTRPLTGIRSERILWALVRPDRMERPSVRVVVEALRAEAAAYTERMAARGVA
- a CDS encoding MFS transporter, which codes for MTPVVADPARSALARSTRLRYAVGSLGTGGFGTLPGLVLVFYLTDTLGVSALAAGVVVTLAKVWDVVIDPAVGALSDRELANRGARRRPMIVGAIALPVFFALTFAVPAGTPALAAGVWVGVGFVLCTTAFSLFQVPYIALPAELAAGYDARTRLLSTRVVVLTAAILLFGAGGPALRALGADENSGYLLMAVVAGVVIGLGMLVASGVAPRSSGVAARAAIPRIRLLEGYRTGMAALRTSQPFRALLTAFVLQGLATGLMLAAAQYVATWVLRSTDAVTLLFVALIAPALIATPVWGAIARRIGKERAYLIASILFGVAALLVTLQLVAPGAWIYAPVALAGAAYAGMQALPMAMLPDVIALDARERGTGRAGVFGGVWTAGETLGMALGATVLSIVLAATGYLSSTGATTVEQPGSAIVGIVVSFSLVPAALLAASLVPLSRYRIRRHDVDEPERASA
- a CDS encoding pyridoxal phosphate-dependent decarboxylase family protein, whose amino-acid sequence is MTPEEVLARLTELRRADAPTHGGRVLSYVYDSGRPELDALAAEAARLVQPLNALDPTTFGSVAVMEREVVGFVRDLVHGGPDVVGNATSGGTESCLLAVHTARRVWRGEGTPRLVAPATVHAAFHKAAEYFGLHLDLVPVDADGAVSATDVVDLLAADVALVVLSAPSYPHGVLDPVGEVAEATSARGIALHVDACFGGLALPFWPDLPEWDFRVPGVTSLSADLHKFGYAPKGASVLLQRGRNRHRAQYFATTRWPGYPVVNPTLLGSKPAGPLAAAWAIVNVLGPEGFAELADSCRRSTRILIDEVARIDGLRVVGSPVGPLLAVATDESNPAGRRVDPHHWADEVRAEGFLLQLQPASAQAGGPRLPRTTHLTVTPVTERVLPELLPALAEAADRARGVPGADATGALATLGDVPETVDADTAAALLTGFGIGGGGALPDRLAPLLALIEALPAPLAERLLTELLARLVEPTALS
- a CDS encoding DeoR/GlpR family DNA-binding transcription regulator; amino-acid sequence: MDQQTRHDRILDRLEEVEQVTVTELAALLDASEPTVRRDLLDLDKRGRLRRVHGGARRLALRTREAPYSARAVSSGDAKRRMAAAVASRLSPGESLLLDSGTSCLEVAHAIEQQDLRVMPLSLAAANALAEAPRIRLSLPGGDVRPGEGSFVGPAAEESVRRFRFDTAVISGCGFSMIDGVTAYDIGDAAVKMAAVRSAARSILVCDAAKWGTVAFAWAAHVREFAMIVTDHEPTDDERDIAERHDVEFVIV
- a CDS encoding 3-oxoacyl-ACP synthase III; protein product: MDGNATTRFGNAALLAVASTVAPRVTTSAQIEERLKPVLKRLRLPQGLLERVAGITERRNWADSEQFDIATIDAGRRALAEAGVRPDQVGLLINTSVTRKHLEPSVAVRMHHGLGLPTSAVNFDIANACLGFVNGLSLAAQMIDAGQIRYAVVIDGEDADDIQLNTIERLSREGIGREDFMAEFASLTLGSGAAAAVLGPADAHPEGHRLIGGVTRAATQFHDVCVGSVDGMFTDAKMLLKGGMDLVVSAWKDAKREWNWKRMDRYIMHQVSDVHTDALVKAVGLDRARIPLTYPKFGNVGPASIPMTLVEEAPSLRRGDRVLMMGVGSGLNTSMLELAW
- a CDS encoding alpha/beta fold hydrolase; protein product: MTPPRVPAQLPPAGLAELDPATSRLVTVGGDEPVTWHVLDSGPRLAELGVEPAGTILCVHGNPTWSYLWRRMLDTSLARAEAGQTTWRVVAPDQLEMGWSERTGRVRRLADRVADLGRLTDALELDGPVVTLGHDWGGVVSLGWAVDHPDRLAAVTLLNTAVHQPAGVPIPAPLRVALQPAVLTAATERTTAFLDTTLALARPALRREVRAAYRAPYAGAVRRAGIRQFVADIPVDGRHPSAAELDRIADGVTRLDVPSLLLWGPADPIFGDRYLDDLLDRMPRSDVHRFEGAGHLIAEDVACAPIVFDWLADRIRSTSEPTADPAPSAAVGERRPMWTTLIERSDDDDVALVELAPPGRPAPRRVPWSLLSRRVREVAAGLHRLGVREGDRVSLLVPPGADLTAALYACLRIGAVVVVADAGLGLRGLTRAVRGAQADWIIGARPGLAAARALGWPGRRISTTTFPPALARPLGVIASLPQLARDGRDAELPAEPAADALAAVLFTSGSTGPAKGVLYTHGQLEALRDRLAAQYGIDGSTGLVAGFAPFALLGPALGARTATPDMDVTAPRTLTARAVAAAVDSVRATVLFLSPAAIANVVATADDLTDLERDGLASVRTALSAGAPVAPALLDRLAALLPAARLHTPYGMTEGLLMTDIDLDGIRSAEPGPDARVGGGVCVGRPADGVEVRIAALDADGNAAGTPAADPEVTGEIVVTAPHLKTGYDRLFLTDRAAAAGVPDDGRRWHRTGDVGHLDAEGRLWIEGRMPHVAVTADGPVTPVGVEQRLETVEGVTRAGLAAIGPRGTQQLVAVLETPAARRAALADLDLATAARTAAGLPLAAVLTVPTLPTDIRHNSKIDRTRLSRWADDVLAGGRMRQP
- a CDS encoding NAD-dependent epimerase/dehydratase family protein; this encodes MRVLVTGASGFLGRAVAADLVARGHDVRCFQRRPSGVAGATDVLGSVTDADAVRRAVDGTDAVVHLAAKVSLAGDPAEFEAVNVGGTRSVLDAARASGVGRVVFVSSPSVAHAGASIVGAAADPADPLHARGDYARTKATAELEALAADGDDVHVVAIRPHLVWGPGDTQLVERIVERARQGRLPILGSGAALIDSTYIDNAASAIAVALDRVDEVHGRAYVVTNGEPRPVAELIAGMCRAAGVEPPALRVPAAVARTAGGAVEAVWRVRPGVDEPPMTRFLAEQLSTAHWFDQRETRRDLSWTPTVSIDEGMERLAAHYAARR